The following proteins are co-located in the Ketogulonicigenium robustum genome:
- a CDS encoding autotransporter assembly complex protein TamA: protein MPTLRPFRLSTSVFALALVALPLAVGVGFTPRADAQQVNVNVSGDADGLESAIRGASLSFALTEDTEGENVSQDYVAAARADYRRILTALYAQGYYGGTISIKVDGREASTIAPLSAPARIGTIAIDVTPGPQFRFGTAAIGPLAPDTELPDDFTTGEVARANTIRDAANRSTTAWREAGHARATVASQQITAIHDQNRLDATVTLRPGPQLTFGTLTITGNERVRTDRIQRIAGYPEGAIFSPDELDRVATRLRRTGAFQSVSLQESDTIGPNNTQPIAMTVAEMPPRRLGFGAEISTDEGLALSTYWMHRNIRHAAQNLRFDAAISGIAGESGGPDYSVGVTFKRPGFVNYHNDLTISALLERQDEADYLLDQLTLNALVTRYIYDNLTVTGGFGLLIAREESAGITREYTLLTMPLTGTLDNRDNALSAKSGWYLNLAITPFIGLSDIDSGVRLYGDARYYHSFGERLTFAAHGQLGSVVGPDVEEAPTDYLFYSGGGGTVRGQSYKSLGIPITRNGQEVTLGGTSFIGAQLEARFDLTNSISLVGFYDLGMVGADPLPSDGDEWQSGAGLGLRYNTPIGPIRLDVATPANGDDAGKSVQVYIGIGQAF, encoded by the coding sequence GTGCCAACATTGCGCCCTTTCCGCCTATCAACATCGGTTTTTGCGCTGGCGCTGGTGGCTTTACCCTTGGCCGTCGGGGTCGGGTTCACCCCGCGCGCCGATGCGCAGCAAGTAAATGTCAACGTCAGCGGCGATGCCGATGGCCTCGAATCGGCAATCCGTGGGGCGTCGCTCAGCTTTGCGCTGACCGAGGATACCGAGGGTGAAAATGTCAGCCAAGATTATGTTGCGGCCGCGCGCGCGGATTACCGCCGTATCCTGACCGCGCTTTACGCGCAGGGCTATTACGGCGGCACCATTTCGATCAAGGTTGACGGCCGCGAGGCATCGACCATCGCCCCGCTGTCCGCGCCCGCGCGCATCGGCACAATCGCGATCGACGTAACCCCCGGGCCGCAATTCCGCTTTGGCACCGCCGCCATCGGCCCGCTGGCCCCCGATACAGAACTTCCCGATGACTTCACCACTGGCGAGGTCGCGCGCGCCAACACCATCCGCGATGCGGCCAACCGGTCGACCACCGCATGGCGCGAGGCGGGCCATGCCCGCGCCACCGTCGCCAGCCAACAGATTACCGCGATCCACGACCAAAACCGGTTGGACGCCACCGTTACCCTGCGCCCCGGGCCGCAGCTGACCTTCGGCACGCTGACCATCACGGGGAATGAGCGCGTCCGGACCGACCGTATCCAACGCATTGCGGGCTACCCCGAAGGTGCCATTTTTTCGCCCGATGAACTAGACCGCGTGGCCACGCGTCTGCGGCGCACGGGCGCGTTCCAGTCCGTATCTCTGCAGGAATCCGACACGATCGGCCCCAACAACACGCAGCCCATCGCCATGACGGTGGCTGAAATGCCGCCCCGCCGGTTAGGCTTCGGGGCCGAGATTTCGACCGACGAAGGCCTTGCCCTGTCCACCTACTGGATGCATCGCAACATCCGCCATGCGGCCCAGAACCTGCGCTTCGACGCGGCGATCAGCGGCATCGCGGGCGAATCCGGCGGCCCCGACTACAGCGTCGGCGTGACATTCAAGCGGCCCGGTTTCGTGAATTACCACAATGACCTGACCATCAGCGCCCTGCTGGAACGGCAGGACGAGGCCGACTACCTGCTGGACCAATTGACGCTGAACGCCTTGGTCACGCGCTACATCTACGACAACCTGACCGTCACCGGCGGCTTTGGCCTGCTGATCGCGCGCGAGGAAAGCGCCGGTATCACGCGCGAATATACCCTGCTGACCATGCCGCTGACGGGCACATTGGACAACCGCGACAACGCGCTCAGCGCAAAATCCGGCTGGTATCTGAACTTGGCAATCACGCCCTTCATCGGCCTGAGCGACATTGACAGCGGCGTGCGCCTTTATGGCGATGCGCGCTACTACCATAGCTTTGGCGAACGTCTGACATTCGCTGCCCACGGCCAACTGGGGTCAGTTGTCGGCCCTGATGTCGAGGAAGCGCCGACCGACTACCTGTTCTATTCGGGTGGCGGTGGCACGGTGCGCGGCCAATCGTACAAATCGCTGGGCATTCCCATCACCCGTAATGGGCAGGAAGTGACGCTGGGCGGCACCAGCTTTATCGGCGCGCAATTGGAAGCCCGCTTCGATCTGACAAACAGCATCAGCCTTGTCGGCTTCTATGATCTGGGCATGGTCGGCGCCGATCCGCTGCCCAGCGACGGCGATGAATGGCAATCAGGTGCAGGTCTGGGGCTGCGCTACAATACCCCCATCGGCCCGATTAGGCTGGATGTGGCCACACCGGCCAACGGCGATGATGCCGGCAAGTCGGTGCAGGTCTACATCGGTATCGGTCAGGCGTTCTGA
- a CDS encoding YcjX family protein — MAAFFGDGLLRNLGIPVGDTVIRLGVTGLSRAGKTVFITSLVSNLLDRGRMPQLVAAANGDIRTAYLQPQPDDTVPRFAYEDHYHALTSAEPYWPEGTRRTSQLRLSLRMNPRGMLGSVTGERVVHLDIIDYPGEWLLDLGLLEKTYSAWSTQALGRARGRAEAEGFLAALSLIDPAQPFDEGVLRDLSQRFATYLQAARAAGYSDCTPGRFLLPGDLEGSPVLTFAPLPAGDYPRGSLGAEARRRYDAYVAQVVKPFFRDHFAKIDRQIVLVDVLGAIHAGPRAVEDLRVAMADILGAFRPGRNAFLASLFGARRVEKILFAATKADHLHHRQHARLTAITKSLLREARDRAAFSGAATAAMSIAALRTTVEEDVMHEGSILGVVRGKLLDGGRQAAFYPGDLPDEPQRLLSRAREGAEKWLDADYGIMNFAPAALSLRAGDGLPHIRLDKAAQFLIGDRL; from the coding sequence TTGGCTGCTTTCTTCGGGGATGGGTTGCTGCGCAACCTTGGTATACCGGTGGGCGATACGGTGATCCGGCTGGGGGTGACGGGCTTGTCGCGGGCAGGCAAGACGGTGTTCATCACCTCGCTGGTGTCTAACCTGCTGGATCGGGGCCGGATGCCGCAGCTGGTCGCCGCCGCCAATGGCGATATCCGCACGGCTTATTTGCAGCCGCAGCCCGACGATACGGTGCCCCGCTTCGCCTACGAGGACCATTACCACGCCCTGACCTCCGCCGAACCCTATTGGCCCGAGGGTACGCGCCGCACCAGCCAACTGCGCCTGTCGCTGCGGATGAACCCGCGCGGTATGTTGGGCAGCGTTACCGGCGAGCGAGTCGTCCATCTGGATATCATCGATTACCCCGGCGAATGGCTGCTTGATCTGGGGCTGCTGGAAAAAACCTATTCCGCGTGGTCGACGCAGGCGCTGGGACGCGCGCGCGGCAGGGCCGAGGCTGAGGGGTTTCTGGCCGCCTTGTCGTTGATCGATCCGGCGCAGCCCTTTGACGAAGGGGTGCTGCGCGACCTGTCACAGCGGTTCGCGACCTATCTGCAGGCCGCGCGCGCGGCGGGCTATTCCGATTGCACGCCCGGGCGTTTTTTGTTGCCTGGTGATCTGGAGGGCTCGCCCGTGCTGACCTTTGCGCCGCTGCCCGCGGGCGATTATCCGCGCGGCAGTTTGGGGGCCGAGGCGCGGCGGCGCTACGATGCCTATGTGGCGCAGGTGGTAAAGCCATTCTTTCGCGACCATTTTGCCAAGATCGACCGGCAAATCGTGCTGGTTGACGTGCTGGGCGCCATCCACGCCGGCCCGCGCGCGGTCGAGGATTTGCGCGTCGCGATGGCCGATATTCTGGGTGCCTTCCGCCCCGGGCGTAACGCTTTTCTGGCCAGCCTGTTCGGCGCGCGGCGGGTTGAGAAGATCCTGTTTGCCGCGACCAAGGCCGACCATTTGCACCACCGCCAGCACGCCCGCCTGACCGCGATCACCAAAAGCCTGCTACGCGAGGCGCGCGACCGCGCCGCGTTTTCGGGCGCCGCTACAGCCGCGATGTCCATCGCCGCCCTGCGCACGACTGTCGAGGAAGATGTCATGCACGAAGGCAGCATTTTGGGCGTCGTGCGTGGCAAATTGTTGGATGGTGGCCGCCAAGCCGCCTTTTACCCCGGCGATCTGCCCGACGAGCCGCAACGCCTGCTGTCGCGCGCGCGCGAAGGGGCCGAGAAGTGGCTGGATGCCGATTACGGTATTATGAATTTCGCCCCCGCCGCCCTCAGCCTGCGGGCGGGCGACGGGCTGCCGCATATCCGGCTGGACAAAGCCGCCCAATTCCTGATCGGAGATCGCCTATGA
- the truA gene encoding tRNA pseudouridine(38-40) synthase TruA — MPRYALLVEYDGQPFSGWQRQTSHPSVQGAIEAALAKLEEGPHTIAAAGRTDAGVHATGQVAHCDLTKDWDPFRLSEALNHHLRPAPVAILRAARVADDWHARFSAHERRYTFRLLSRRAPLAFERGQFWRVGHPLDADLMRAGAAHLIGLHDFTTFRSSICQAKSPVKTLDEVTITEIPRHDGTEFRFFLRARSFLHNQVRSIVGTLERVGAGAWQPDDVAAALAARDRAACGPVCPPEGLYLSGVEYPNSPFP, encoded by the coding sequence ATGCCACGCTATGCCCTGCTTGTAGAATATGATGGCCAGCCGTTTTCGGGCTGGCAGCGCCAGACCTCGCACCCCTCGGTGCAGGGCGCGATCGAAGCTGCCCTCGCCAAGCTCGAGGAAGGCCCCCACACCATTGCCGCCGCAGGCCGCACCGATGCGGGCGTGCACGCAACGGGTCAGGTTGCGCATTGCGACCTGACGAAAGACTGGGACCCGTTCCGCCTGTCCGAAGCGCTGAACCACCATCTGCGCCCGGCACCCGTCGCAATTTTGCGCGCCGCCCGCGTCGCTGACGACTGGCACGCCCGCTTTTCCGCGCACGAGCGGCGCTATACCTTCCGCCTACTCTCGCGCCGCGCGCCGCTGGCCTTTGAACGCGGCCAGTTTTGGCGCGTGGGCCACCCGCTGGACGCCGATCTGATGCGCGCGGGCGCAGCCCACCTGATCGGCCTGCACGATTTCACCACATTCCGTTCGTCGATTTGCCAAGCCAAAAGCCCCGTGAAGACGCTGGACGAGGTGACGATTACCGAGATCCCGCGCCACGACGGCACCGAGTTCCGCTTTTTCCTGCGCGCGCGATCGTTCCTGCACAATCAGGTGCGCTCGATCGTGGGGACACTGGAACGGGTTGGTGCGGGCGCGTGGCAGCCTGACGATGTCGCCGCCGCGCTGGCCGCGCGCGACCGCGCCGCTTGTGGGCCTGTCTGCCCCCCCGAGGGCCTTTACCTTTCGGGCGTCGAATACCCAAACAGCCCCTTCCCCTAG